Proteins from a genomic interval of Calditerrivibrio sp.:
- a CDS encoding type 4a pilus biogenesis protein PilO produces MANLIKTISGIKKLYRFIAYFLVIIFIGALYYFMLYSPLKDELEKIKADHERLLNDINKIKPKVQNYEQFKKEVEILDRQFSMLLEILPNEKSYNLIYDQLVDLAEKNSLKVVLFQPTNETSIDDFHSKVNFNMNVEGGYLEFVNFLHHVSFINRVINLNNFTITQRKESDGRMVISVGMSMNSYMFKQGQGDQKVQDNKTGEKK; encoded by the coding sequence ATGGCTAATTTAATTAAAACTATCTCAGGTATAAAAAAGCTGTATCGTTTTATTGCTTACTTTTTAGTGATTATTTTTATTGGAGCATTGTATTATTTTATGTTATATTCTCCTTTAAAAGATGAGCTAGAAAAAATTAAAGCCGATCATGAAAGACTTTTGAATGATATAAATAAGATAAAACCGAAAGTGCAGAACTATGAACAGTTTAAAAAAGAGGTTGAAATACTTGATAGACAGTTCTCAATGCTGCTTGAGATTTTGCCCAATGAAAAGAGTTACAATTTAATCTACGATCAGTTGGTAGATCTTGCTGAAAAAAATAGTCTAAAGGTCGTATTATTCCAACCTACTAACGAAACTTCTATCGATGATTTTCACTCTAAAGTAAATTTTAATATGAATGTTGAGGGTGGGTATCTTGAGTTTGTTAATTTTCTTCATCATGTTAGCTTTATCAATAGGGTTATTAACTTAAACAACTTTACTATTACACAAAGGAAAGAATCGGATGGAAGAATGGTAATCAGTGTTGGGATGTCGATGAATTCGTATATGTTTAAACAGGGTCAGGGAGATCAAAAGGTGCAAGATAACAAAACTGGAGAGAAAAAATGA